Proteins co-encoded in one Montipora capricornis isolate CH-2021 chromosome 12, ASM3666992v2, whole genome shotgun sequence genomic window:
- the LOC138027387 gene encoding adenosine receptor A2b-like, protein MKNPDELFFCSVAMAESSHTPLICIVVINMLLAVTAFVGNLLILVALGKDSSLHPPSKLLLRNLAASDLFVGILAEPTFLAHWVSVLNKKMKFCLFIHRIIYVTGNMLCAVSILTMTTIAVERLLALTLGLRYRQIVTLKRTFVLLMLFWVLSIAGSTLHLVTLAISYLPYIIVAFFTTALGISPAIYLARQITIWLIFLNSSLNPVLYWWKIKEVRNSVNDTVTKLCHF, encoded by the exons ATGAAGAACCCGGACGAACTATTTTTTTGCTCGGTGGCGATGGCTGAATCCTCCCATACTCCACTGATATGCATAGTGGTGATTAACATGTTGCTCGCGGTCACTGCATTTGTGGGAAATCTCCTCATTTTAGTTGCGCTAGGCAAGGACTCTTCTCTTCATCCGCCTTCTAAACTCTTGCTTCGTAACTTGGCAGCAAGTGATCTCTTTGTTGGCATCTTAGCAGAGCCAACTTTCCTTGCTCACTGGGTATCTGTGTTgaacaagaaaatgaaattttgccTTTTTATCCATCGCATCATTTATGTGACCGGAAATATGTTGTGCGCAGTGTCCATCCTAACTATGACCACCATAGCAGTTGAAAGGCTTCTCGCTCTCACGCTGGGCCTCAGATACAGACAAATCGTGACCCTAAAGCGGACCTTTGTACTTTTAATGTTGTTTTGGGTTTTGTCCATTGCTGGTTCAACACTACACTTG GTGACTTTAGCAATTTCTTATCTTCCGTATATTATAGTGGCGTTCTTTACGACTGCATTGGGAATATCCCCAGCTATTTACCTTGCCAGGCAAATTACCATTTGGCTGATTTTCCTAAACTCATCGTTGAATCCTGTTCTTTATTGGTGGAAGATCAAAGAAGTCAGGAATTCTGTAAATGACACTGTCACAAAACtctgccatttttaa
- the LOC138027388 gene encoding histamine H2 receptor-like: protein MANSTNQGMWQPYELLFCSVELTESSHTPLVCMVVINILLAVTAFVGNLLILVALGKNCPLHPPSKLLLRSLTVSDLCVGILAEPTFIAYWLSVVKKKMNFCLFAHRTIYVTGNVLCAVSILTMTTIAVERLLALTLGLRYRQVVTLKRTSVLLTICWAVSIAGSTLHFVDYTLSLWFGYMACLISLVISTFCYGKIFRTLRLHHRNRVHQQPAQSIQTFQRNAMRYKKALNTALWLQVTLVICYFPYVAVAFISSAVSRMSPALFLARQITLTLIFLNSSLNPILYCWKINEIRNSVKETLTKLYYK from the coding sequence ATGGCGAATTCGACAAACCAGGGAATGTGGCAACCATACGAACTACTGTTTTGCTCCGTGGAGTTGACTGAATCTTCGCATACTCCACTGGTATGCATGGTGGTGATCAATATTTTGCTCGCTGTCACTGCATTTGTGGGAAATCTCCTCATTTTAGTTGCCCTAGGCAAGAATTGTCCGCTTCATCCGCCATCCAAATTATTGCTTCGTAGCTTAACAGTAAGTGACCTCTGTGTTGGTATCTTGGCAGAGCCAACTTTTATTGCTTACTGGCTATCCgtggtgaaaaagaaaatgaactttTGTCTCTTTGCTCATCGCACCATTTATGTGACCGGAAATGTTTTGTGCGCTGTGTCCATCCTAACTATGACCACCATAGCAGTTGAGAGGCTCCTCGCTCTCACGTTGGGCCTGAGATACAGACAAGTTGTCACCCTAAAGCGGACCTCTGTACTTTTGACCATTTGTTGGGCTGTGTCCATCGCTGGTTCAACACTGCACTTTGTGGATTACACCCTGTCCTTATGGTTTGGCTATATGGCCTGCTTAATTAGTCTTGTAATCTCAACTTTTTGCTACGGGAAAATTTTTCGAACCCTGCGTCTACATCATCGTAATCGAGTACACCAACAGCCTGCGCAATCAATCCAAACATTTCAACGAAATGCAATGCGTTATAAGAAAGCACTAAACACTGCACTTTGGTTGCAGGTGACCTTAgtcatttgttattttccatATGTTGCAGTGGCATTCATTTCAAGTGCAGTGAGCCGAATGTCTCCAGCTCTTTTCCTTGCTAGGCAAATTACACTTAcgttgatttttttaaactcctCGTTAAATCCTATCCTCTATTGCTGGAAGATCAACGAAATCAGGAATTCTGTGAAAGAAACCCTCACAAAACTATACTATAAATAG